From Streptomyces sp. NBC_01754, a single genomic window includes:
- a CDS encoding serine/threonine-protein kinase, translating to MSLRGGDPAEIGGYPLEARLGSGGMGTVFLARTSSGRPVAVKLIHQQFAGDDEFRIRFRQEVAAARRVSGAFTAAVVDAAPEAERPWMATTYIEGDTLAQHIATKGPLYGAELRRLAIGLAEALRDIHRVDVVHRDLKPSNVVLSPEGPRVIDFGISRAVDQQTLTMTGRVIGTPPFMSPEQLRDPRGVGPRSDVFSLGTLLVYSATGHGPFDADSPYLTAYQVVHEEPTLGDVPVALRVVVESCLDKDPEGRPSADELLVLLRDLPDDLGGTGTNGAVGGRTRDVVTQHHLATPATPAPIAPATGPPAAPATVPDGPDKESTGTPVGRRPNRRWRPVLAAAVAVAAIGGGVAVLEAGGFGGNGGGEGSSSVAARGAALPDGFGPWRRTVPGGREDIPDELRCLARGDALFCGGGGVVATRVRALDGSREWTVRSPGVPVQGMHLVGATADTVLGYRFAAQDAPQDPPSEVVAVDADDGRELWSVPSGAQSTAVTGRTRDAVVIGSAVVTVDASNSRFEAREASSGEVTWTSSFPARTQCAPVPAGPQLFAMCATDAEVDASEVRHPTLYTVDRDSGALGRPIAVDGPAVPMGVADGSLVLLRRHMEGAAQTGYDGVARVDPASGKVTYSRLARTYAGTPGMADGTVYVSGQTGRVTALDPATGQEKWSRQTGVEGASGPVAGAGALYFSSATGRVVALSPYDGTHLWSTDPQADGLTGEQDASPRVTVAGRAVIVAAAQNTLFAFDAQKPPKSG from the coding sequence GTGTCGCTGCGCGGGGGTGATCCAGCCGAGATCGGCGGCTATCCGCTTGAGGCGCGGCTCGGCTCGGGTGGCATGGGCACGGTCTTTCTGGCCCGTACGAGTTCGGGGCGGCCTGTCGCGGTCAAACTGATCCACCAGCAGTTCGCGGGGGACGACGAGTTCCGCATCCGTTTCCGGCAGGAGGTGGCGGCGGCGAGGCGGGTGAGCGGGGCGTTCACCGCCGCGGTGGTCGACGCCGCCCCTGAGGCCGAGCGGCCGTGGATGGCGACGACCTACATCGAGGGGGACACGCTCGCCCAGCACATTGCCACGAAGGGCCCGCTGTACGGAGCGGAGCTGAGGCGGCTCGCCATCGGGCTGGCGGAGGCGCTGCGCGACATCCACCGGGTGGATGTCGTCCACCGTGACCTGAAGCCCTCGAACGTCGTGCTCTCGCCCGAGGGACCGCGCGTCATCGACTTCGGCATCTCGCGGGCCGTGGACCAGCAGACGTTGACGATGACGGGGCGGGTCATCGGTACGCCGCCCTTCATGTCGCCGGAGCAGTTGCGCGACCCGCGTGGTGTGGGGCCGCGGTCCGATGTCTTCTCGCTGGGGACGCTGCTGGTGTACTCGGCGACGGGCCACGGGCCCTTCGACGCGGACAGCCCGTACCTGACGGCTTATCAGGTAGTGCACGAGGAGCCGACGCTGGGCGACGTGCCGGTGGCTCTGCGCGTGGTCGTCGAGTCGTGCCTGGACAAGGATCCCGAGGGGCGCCCCTCGGCGGACGAACTTCTGGTGCTGCTGCGGGACCTGCCGGACGATCTCGGCGGGACCGGCACGAACGGGGCCGTCGGGGGCCGTACCCGTGATGTGGTCACCCAGCATCACCTCGCGACGCCGGCCACTCCGGCGCCGATCGCCCCGGCCACCGGCCCGCCCGCGGCCCCGGCCACCGTCCCCGACGGTCCCGACAAGGAGAGCACCGGTACTCCCGTCGGCCGCCGTCCGAACCGCCGATGGCGTCCTGTGCTCGCGGCCGCGGTGGCGGTGGCGGCGATCGGCGGGGGAGTCGCCGTACTGGAGGCCGGCGGCTTCGGAGGGAACGGCGGCGGCGAGGGCAGCAGCAGCGTCGCGGCGCGGGGTGCCGCGCTTCCGGACGGCTTCGGACCGTGGCGCAGGACCGTGCCGGGCGGTCGTGAGGACATCCCCGACGAACTGCGTTGCCTCGCGCGCGGCGACGCGCTGTTCTGCGGGGGCGGCGGAGTTGTCGCGACCCGTGTCAGGGCGCTGGACGGCTCGCGGGAGTGGACGGTGAGGAGTCCGGGCGTCCCCGTCCAGGGCATGCACCTGGTGGGCGCCACCGCCGACACGGTCCTCGGGTACCGCTTCGCCGCCCAGGACGCCCCGCAGGACCCTCCCAGCGAGGTCGTGGCCGTCGACGCGGACGACGGCCGGGAGCTGTGGTCCGTGCCGTCCGGCGCCCAGTCGACGGCCGTCACGGGCCGGACTCGGGACGCCGTCGTGATCGGCTCCGCCGTCGTGACGGTCGACGCCTCCAACTCCCGCTTCGAGGCCCGGGAGGCGTCCAGCGGCGAGGTCACATGGACGTCGTCGTTCCCCGCGCGTACGCAGTGTGCTCCCGTCCCGGCGGGCCCGCAGCTCTTCGCGATGTGCGCGACGGACGCGGAGGTGGACGCCTCGGAGGTGCGCCACCCCACCCTGTACACGGTCGACCGTGACTCGGGGGCCCTGGGCAGGCCCATCGCGGTCGACGGCCCCGCCGTGCCGATGGGCGTCGCCGACGGCAGTCTCGTACTCCTCCGGCGGCACATGGAGGGAGCGGCGCAGACCGGCTACGACGGGGTGGCGCGGGTCGACCCCGCCTCGGGGAAGGTCACGTACTCCCGGCTGGCCAGGACGTACGCGGGGACGCCCGGCATGGCGGACGGCACCGTCTACGTGAGCGGGCAGACGGGTCGCGTCACAGCGCTCGACCCCGCGACCGGCCAGGAGAAGTGGTCGCGGCAGACCGGCGTGGAGGGTGCGTCGGGTCCCGTCGCGGGAGCCGGCGCGCTGTACTTCAGCTCGGCCACCGGCCGGGTGGTCGCGCTGTCGCCGTACGACGGCACACACCTGTGGTCAACGGACCCGCAGGCCGACGGTCTGACGGGCGAGCAGGACGCAAGCCCGCGCGTGACCGTCGCGGGGCGGGCGGTGATCGTGGCCGCTGCCCAGAACACCCTCTTCGCCTTCGACGCGCAGAAACCGCCGAAGTCGGGCTGA